In Hirundo rustica isolate bHirRus1 chromosome 2, bHirRus1.pri.v3, whole genome shotgun sequence, one genomic interval encodes:
- the TXLNG gene encoding gamma-taxilin isoform X2, whose amino-acid sequence MATRGGGGAAGPTRRSPILSGGGNEAAAAPRGSSEVVGGAMEEAAGSREMGMNNQDQLMKSKCAELSDTALQSNCYSLENSGTLEEAEYITKNRKHPGSTCCSQESHEEIPGREARTDPPDGQQDPESEKHKEKTLGKEVLLLMQALNTLSTPEEKLAALCKKYADLLEESRNVQKQMKILQKKQAQVVKEKVHLQSEHSKAILARSKLESLCRELQRHNKTLKEENMQQAREEEERRKEATAHFQITLNEIQAQLEQHDIHNAKLRQENIELGEKLKKLIEQYALREEHIDQVFKHKELQQQLVDAKLQQTTQLIKEAEEKHQREREFLLKEATESRHKCEQMKQQEAQLKQQLSLYMDKFEEFQTTMAKSNELFTTFRQEMEKMTKKIKKLEKETIVWRTKWENNNKALLQMAEEKTVRDKEYKGFQIKLERLEKLCRALQTERNELNEKVEVLKEQVSLREADVDLAVQVLQSCTLNSHEELGTPIDTEPGIQPDAESRAGNSSEKTVSTSPVPGTESVD is encoded by the exons ATGGCGAcgcgcgggggcggcggcgcggcgggacCGACCCGGCGGAGCCCGATCCTCAGCGGCGGCGGGAacgaggcggcggcggccccaAGGGGCAGCTCCGAG GTGGTTGGTGGTGCCATGGAAGAAGCAGCTGGATCTCGGGAGATGGGGATGAATAACCAGGATCAGCTGATGAAGAGCAAGTGCGCTGAGTTGTCCGATACAGCATTGCAGTCCAACTGTTACAGCCTGGAGAACTCGGGCACCTTGGAGGAAGCCGAGTACATcacaaagaacagaaagcaCCCGGGCTCCACGTGCTGTTCCCAAGAGTCCCATGAGGAGATTCCTGGGAGAGAAGCCCGTACTGATCCGCCTGATGGCCAACAAGATCCAGAGAGtgaaaaacacaaagagaaaacttTGG GAAAAGAAGTGTTATTATTAATGCAAGCCTTGAACACACTTTCTACTCCAGAAGAAAAGCTGGCAGCTTTGTGCAAGAAGTATGCTGATCTG TTGGAGGAGAGCCGGAATGttcaaaagcaaatgaagaTACTGCAGAAGAAGCAAGCACAAGTTGTGAAGGAGAAAGTCCACTTGCAGAGTGAGCATAGCAAGGCCATTTTGGCACGTAGCAAACTGGAATCTCTCTGTCGGGAGCTTCAGCGTCATAACAAAACTTTGAAG gaagaaaacatgcAACAAGCGcgtgaagaagaagaaagacgGAAAGAAGCAACGGCACACTTCCAGATCACACTGAATGAAATTCAGGCCCAACTGGAACAGCATGATATACATAATGCCAAGCTCCGTCAGGAAAACATTGAACTGGGggaaaaactgaagaaactCATTGAACAGTATGCATTGCGAGAAGAG cATATTGATCAAGTGTTTAAACATAAGGAACTGCAACAGCAACTTGTGGATGCCAAACTTCAGCAAACTACCCAACTTATtaaagaagcagaggaaaaacatcAGCGAGAACGGGAGTTT CTGCTAAAAGAAGCTACGGAATCCAGACACAAATGTGAACAGATGAAGCAACAGGAAGCTCAGCTGAAGCAGCAg CTTTCTCTTTACATGGATAAGTTTGAAGAATTCCAGACCACCATGGCAAAAAGTAATGAGCTCTTTACAACTTTCAGGCAAGAAATGGAGAAG ATGACAAAGAAGATTaagaaactggaaaaggaaaccATTGTGTGGCGtacaaaatgggaaaacaacaacaaggcTCTTCTGCAAATGGCTGAAGAG AAAACTGTAAGAGATAAAGAATACAAAGGCTTTCAAATAAAACTGGAGCGTTTGGAGAAGCTATGCAGGGCCCTTCAGACGGAAAGGAACGAGCTGAATGAGAAGGTGGAAGTGCTCAAGGAGCAGGTTTCTCTTAGAGAAGCAGATGTGGATCTGGCTGTGCAGGTGTTGCAGTCTTGCACACTCAATTCCCACGAGGAGCTGGGAACTCCCATTGACACGGAACCCGGAATCCAACCTGATGCGGAATCGCGTGCGGGAAATAGCTCAGAAAAGACTGTCTCAACAAGTCCTGTTCCTGGCACTGAATCTGTAGACTAA
- the TXLNG gene encoding gamma-taxilin isoform X1, with product MEEAAGSREMGMNNQDQLMKSKCAELSDTALQSNCYSLENSGTLEEAEYITKNRKHPGSTCCSQESHEEIPGREARTDPPDGQQDPESEKHKEKTLGKEVLLLMQALNTLSTPEEKLAALCKKYADLLEESRNVQKQMKILQKKQAQVVKEKVHLQSEHSKAILARSKLESLCRELQRHNKTLKEENMQQAREEEERRKEATAHFQITLNEIQAQLEQHDIHNAKLRQENIELGEKLKKLIEQYALREEHIDQVFKHKELQQQLVDAKLQQTTQLIKEAEEKHQREREFLLKEATESRHKCEQMKQQEAQLKQQLSLYMDKFEEFQTTMAKSNELFTTFRQEMEKMTKKIKKLEKETIVWRTKWENNNKALLQMAEEKTVRDKEYKGFQIKLERLEKLCRALQTERNELNEKVEVLKEQVSLREADVDLAVQVLQSCTLNSHEELGTPIDTEPGIQPDAESRAGNSSEKTVSTSPVPGTESVD from the exons ATGGAAGAAGCAGCTGGATCTCGGGAGATGGGGATGAATAACCAGGATCAGCTGATGAAGAGCAAGTGCGCTGAGTTGTCCGATACAGCATTGCAGTCCAACTGTTACAGCCTGGAGAACTCGGGCACCTTGGAGGAAGCCGAGTACATcacaaagaacagaaagcaCCCGGGCTCCACGTGCTGTTCCCAAGAGTCCCATGAGGAGATTCCTGGGAGAGAAGCCCGTACTGATCCGCCTGATGGCCAACAAGATCCAGAGAGtgaaaaacacaaagagaaaacttTGG GAAAAGAAGTGTTATTATTAATGCAAGCCTTGAACACACTTTCTACTCCAGAAGAAAAGCTGGCAGCTTTGTGCAAGAAGTATGCTGATCTG TTGGAGGAGAGCCGGAATGttcaaaagcaaatgaagaTACTGCAGAAGAAGCAAGCACAAGTTGTGAAGGAGAAAGTCCACTTGCAGAGTGAGCATAGCAAGGCCATTTTGGCACGTAGCAAACTGGAATCTCTCTGTCGGGAGCTTCAGCGTCATAACAAAACTTTGAAG gaagaaaacatgcAACAAGCGcgtgaagaagaagaaagacgGAAAGAAGCAACGGCACACTTCCAGATCACACTGAATGAAATTCAGGCCCAACTGGAACAGCATGATATACATAATGCCAAGCTCCGTCAGGAAAACATTGAACTGGGggaaaaactgaagaaactCATTGAACAGTATGCATTGCGAGAAGAG cATATTGATCAAGTGTTTAAACATAAGGAACTGCAACAGCAACTTGTGGATGCCAAACTTCAGCAAACTACCCAACTTATtaaagaagcagaggaaaaacatcAGCGAGAACGGGAGTTT CTGCTAAAAGAAGCTACGGAATCCAGACACAAATGTGAACAGATGAAGCAACAGGAAGCTCAGCTGAAGCAGCAg CTTTCTCTTTACATGGATAAGTTTGAAGAATTCCAGACCACCATGGCAAAAAGTAATGAGCTCTTTACAACTTTCAGGCAAGAAATGGAGAAG ATGACAAAGAAGATTaagaaactggaaaaggaaaccATTGTGTGGCGtacaaaatgggaaaacaacaacaaggcTCTTCTGCAAATGGCTGAAGAG AAAACTGTAAGAGATAAAGAATACAAAGGCTTTCAAATAAAACTGGAGCGTTTGGAGAAGCTATGCAGGGCCCTTCAGACGGAAAGGAACGAGCTGAATGAGAAGGTGGAAGTGCTCAAGGAGCAGGTTTCTCTTAGAGAAGCAGATGTGGATCTGGCTGTGCAGGTGTTGCAGTCTTGCACACTCAATTCCCACGAGGAGCTGGGAACTCCCATTGACACGGAACCCGGAATCCAACCTGATGCGGAATCGCGTGCGGGAAATAGCTCAGAAAAGACTGTCTCAACAAGTCCTGTTCCTGGCACTGAATCTGTAGACTAA